One window from the genome of Leucobacter aridicollis encodes:
- a CDS encoding DUF4260 family protein, translating to MSALLWLIITVLWCVWFGWPAALVAVIFAILPDVALVGAFASQGKLKPERVAFYNLMHNALIAVGVLVAGFAVFLLTGGMDGGIWAIGLAGLAWFVHIAVDRAFGFGRRDTDGSIIPVV from the coding sequence ATGAGTGCCCTGCTGTGGCTGATCATCACTGTGCTGTGGTGCGTGTGGTTCGGGTGGCCGGCGGCACTCGTGGCAGTGATTTTCGCGATTCTCCCGGATGTGGCCCTTGTCGGCGCGTTCGCGAGCCAAGGCAAGCTGAAACCAGAGCGGGTGGCTTTCTACAATCTGATGCACAACGCCCTCATCGCCGTCGGAGTGCTCGTTGCCGGGTTCGCCGTGTTCTTGCTCACCGGCGGTATGGACGGGGGCATTTGGGCGATCGGTCTAGCGGGTCTCGCTTGGTTCGTGCACATCGCGGTGGATCGCGCGTTCGGCTTCGGTCGCCGCGACACCGATGGAAGCATCATTCCTGTCGTTTAG
- a CDS encoding OsmC family protein — protein MTTQTLTSEPTITVPEISAGDRAERLSAAGAAWGERIDRNRDSSKLTYRVEGIGEGGVATRVRAGKHEFVIDEPAALAGDDVAASPVEYALGALVGCQVVVYRLYAQALGIQVDDIRVTAEGDLDAARLLGKDDTVRPGFSGVRLNVELTGPESQERYEQLRDAVDINCPVYDLFANPTPVVVSVTKG, from the coding sequence AAATCTCAGCGGGTGACCGCGCCGAACGCCTCAGCGCGGCAGGCGCCGCCTGGGGCGAGCGGATCGATAGGAATCGCGACTCGTCGAAGCTCACCTACCGAGTCGAGGGCATTGGCGAAGGCGGAGTCGCAACGCGCGTTCGCGCGGGCAAGCACGAGTTCGTCATTGACGAACCTGCCGCGCTTGCCGGCGACGACGTTGCGGCAAGCCCCGTCGAGTACGCACTCGGTGCCCTCGTCGGCTGCCAGGTTGTTGTGTACAGGCTGTACGCGCAGGCGCTCGGAATCCAGGTCGACGATATTCGAGTCACCGCTGAGGGGGACCTCGACGCAGCCCGTCTGCTCGGCAAGGACGACACCGTGCGGCCCGGATTCAGCGGAGTGCGCCTCAACGTCGAGCTCACTGGGCCGGAGTCGCAGGAGCGCTACGAGCAGCTCCGCGACGCCGTCGACATTAACTGCCCCGTGTACGACCTGTTCGCGAACCCGACGCCCGTCGTCGTCTCGGTCACGAAGGGATAG